One segment of Setaria viridis chromosome 4, Setaria_viridis_v4.0, whole genome shotgun sequence DNA contains the following:
- the LOC117851672 gene encoding 4-hydroxy-tetrahydrodipicolinate synthase 2, chloroplastic — protein MAHQVLLGTLRANVLTNPTRAGGGGRAASPGSSARIGRGRFPVAAISDDYLPMRSTEAKNRTSKDDITSLRLITAVKTPYLPDGRFDLEAYDYLINMQIEGGAEGVIVGGTAGEGHLMSWDEHIMLIGHTVNCFSTRIKVIGNTGSNSTREAVHATEQGFAVGMHAALHINPYYGKTSTEGMKAHFKAVLPMGPTIIYNVPSRTGQDILPPVIEDLWGHPNMAGVKECVGHERVKCYTNKGISVWSGNDDECHDSRWKYGATGVMSVTSNLVPGLMRSLMYEGENATLNEKLLPLIKWLFCEPNPIPLDTALAQLGVARPVLRLPYKALALEKRVEFVRIIEAIGREHFIGNREARVLDDDDFIPICR, from the exons ATGGCTCACCAGGTGCTCCTCGGTACCCTGCGCGCCAACGTGCTCACCAATCCCACccgcgccggcggaggtggccgcgCAGCGTCTCCAGGATCGTCCGCAAG AATAGGCAGAGGGCGATTTCCGGTGGCAGCCATCTCAGATGATTATCTTCCGATGCGAAGTACTGAAGCGAAAAATCG GACATCAAAAGATGACATCACAAGCCTCAGACTAATCACAGCGGTCAAAACCCCCTATTTACCAGATGGGAGATTTGATCTTGAAGCATATGATTATTTGATAAACATGCAGATAGAAGGTGGTGCTGAAGGTGTAATAGTTGGAGGAACAGCAGGAGAGGGTCACCTCATGAGTTGGGATGAGCACATCATGCTCATTGGGCATACTGTCAACTGCTTCAGCACTAGAATTAAAGTGATTGGGAACACAGGAAGTAACTCAACCAGAGAGGCCGTTCATGCGACAGAGCAGGGATTTGCTGTCGGCATGCATGCAGCTCTTCACATTAATCCTTACTATGGGAAGACCTCAACTGAAGGAATGAAAGCTCATTTCAAGGCTGTCCTCCCGATGGGTCCAACCATCATTTACAATGTTCCATCGAGAACAGGACAGGATATTCTTCCTCCAGTTATCGAGGACCTTTGGGGTCATCCAAACATGGCAGGTGTGAAAGAATGTGTCGGACATGAGAGGGTCAAGTGCTATACTAACAAAGGTATTTCAGTATGGAGTGGCAATGATGATGAATGCCATGATTCAAGGTGGAAATATGGCGCCACTGGAGTTATGTCTGTGACTAGCAACCTTGTTCCTGGTCTCATGCGCAGTCTCATGTATGAAGGGGAGAATGCGACTCTAAATGAGAAGCTGTTGCCTCTGATAAAATGGTTATTTTGTGAGCCAAATCCGATTCCTCTCGACACTGCTCTGGCTCAGCTCGGGGTTGCAAGGCCAGTTTTGAGATTGCCATACAAGGCTCTTGCTCTTGAGAAGAGGGTTGAGTTTGTCCGGATTATTGAAGCTATTGGACGGGAACACTTTATTGGAAATAGAGAGGCAAGGGTTCTCGATGACGACGATTTCATCCCAATCTGTCGGTAA
- the LOC117852936 gene encoding translation initiation factor eIF2B subunit gamma, which translates to MDFQVVVLAGGTSETLSPLVSKDVPKALLPVANRPLLSYALDLLEASDLKDLIVVVEGQEAARLVGAWVSSAYLDRLRVEVVAVSEDLGSAGALRAISKRLTANDILVISGDLVTDVLPGAVAATHRRNGAAVTALLCSVPVSGPSDTASSSGKDKAKKPNRLNIVGLDKTKQFLLHIISGTDVEKDVRVHKRKIQAVGQMEIRSDLMDAHLYAFKRTILQDVLEQKESYRSIRLEVLPYLVRSQLRSAPSGGNGTTGDETGNSTVLSSGNLQCLSQHRVIAPSAFKQDVLSRSHGGHRCCAYIATKNKYCHRLNSIQSYCDINRDVIGEASHLSGYSFSAQNNIIHPSSVLGSKTTIGPHCILAEGSQLGDKCSVKRSVIGRHCRIGSNVKIVNSVVMNHVVIEDGCHIQGSVVCNNVQLQERAVLKDCQIGAGYIVTAGSEHKAESLARR; encoded by the exons ATGGACTTCCaggtcgtcgtcctcgccggcggcacctCCGAGACGCTCTCGCCCCTCGTCTCCAAG GATGTCCCCAAGGCGCTGCTCCCGGTCGCGAACCGTCCCTTGCTCTCCTACGCTCTGGACCTCCTCGAGGCCAGCGACCTCAAGGACCTCATCGTG GTGGTGGAGGGGCAGGAGGCGGCACGGCTGGTCGGCGCCTGGGTCTCCAGCGCATACCTGGATCGACTTCGTGTAGAG GTAGTTGCAGTTTCTGAAGACCTTGGAAGTGCTGGTGCATTACGAGCTATTTCAAAGCGACTGACAGCAAATGATATTTTG GTAATTAGCGGTGACCTGGTAACAGATGTGTTGCCTGGGGCTGTTGCTGCTACTCATAGAAGGAATGGCGCAGCTGTTACTGCTTTACTATGTTCTGTTCCTGTTAGTGGTCCTTCAGACACTGCTTCTTCTAGTGGGAAAGATAAAGCTAAAAAGCCAAATCGTTTGAACATAGTTGGGCTGGACAAGACTAAACAATTCTTGTTGCATATCATATCAG GAACCGATGTTGAAAAAGATGTTCGAGTTCATAAGAGAAAAATCCAGGCTGTTGGTCAG ATGGAAATTCGAAGTGACCTGATGGATGCACATCTTTATGCTTTCAAGAG GACAATTTTACAGGATGTACTGGAACAGAAGGAATCATACCGTAGCATTAGACTTGAAGTCCTCCCATATTTAGTGAGGAGTCAATTG AGATCAGCTCCATCTGGTGGCAATGGAACTACAGGTGATGAAACTGGGAATAGTACTGTTCTGTCCAGTGGTAATTTGCAGTGTTTATCGCAGCATCGTGTCATTGCACCATCTGCTTTCAAGCAAGATGTACTATCAAGGTCACATGGTGGACATAGGTGCTGTGCTTATATTGCTACTAAAAACAAATACTGCCACCGCTTGAACTCGATTCAGTCATATTGTGATATCAATCGAGAT GTTATAGGGGAAGCTAGCCATCTGTCTGGTTATTCCTTCTCTGCACAGAACAACATCATCCACCCATCCTCTGTTCTTGGATCAAAGACTACA ATAGGGCCACATTGTATTCTTGCTGAGGGTTCGCAGCTAGGTGACAAGTGTAGTGTCAAGCGATCTGTGATTGGTCGTCATTGCCGAATCGGTTCCAATGTAAAG ATTGTCAACTCTGTTGTGATGAACCATGTTGTTATTGAAGATGGCTGCCACATCCAAGGTTCTGTTGTATGTAATAATGTTCAACTGCAAGAACGGGCTGTTCTGAAAGACTGCCAG ATTGGAGCTGGTTATATTGTGACTGCTGGCAGCGAGCACAAAGCAGAATCCCTAGCAAGAAGGTAG